A single genomic interval of Cytophagales bacterium harbors:
- a CDS encoding zinc metallopeptidase: MIMIGVYIIGGIMFVISLVISKRLKNKFKKYSQIGLRSDLSGKEIAEKMLLDHGIFDVKVLSVQGRLTDHYNPVKKTVNLSPEVYQGRNAAAAAVASHECGHAVQHASAYSFLQLRTALVPIQNISGKIMNIIVMVSIFGGAFLFEAFPYDNILLLIIACYSIMTLFTFVTLPVEFDASRRALTWINRQGIVTSQEHAMAKDALWWAAMTYVIVAIGSLVTLLYFIAMFMGRRD, encoded by the coding sequence ATAATTATGATAGGAGTATACATTATTGGCGGAATTATGTTTGTTATCAGCCTGGTTATAAGTAAAAGGCTGAAGAATAAATTTAAAAAATATTCACAGATTGGTTTAAGATCTGATCTCAGCGGAAAGGAAATTGCTGAGAAAATGTTGCTTGACCATGGGATATTTGATGTTAAAGTACTTTCTGTGCAAGGCCGGCTTACTGACCACTATAACCCGGTTAAGAAAACTGTGAATTTGAGTCCTGAGGTTTATCAAGGCAGGAATGCTGCTGCTGCTGCAGTGGCTTCTCATGAATGCGGGCACGCGGTTCAGCACGCTTCAGCTTATTCGTTTTTACAATTGCGTACGGCTTTGGTCCCTATTCAAAATATTAGCGGAAAAATTATGAATATTATAGTAATGGTAAGTATTTTTGGCGGAGCATTTTTATTTGAAGCTTTCCCATATGATAATATTTTATTGCTTATTATTGCATGTTACAGCATTATGACCTTATTTACTTTTGTAACTTTACCAGTTGAGTTTGATGCAAGCCGAAGAGCATTGACCTGGATCAACCGGCAAGGTATAGTAACCAGCCAGGAACATGCTATGGCAAAAGATGCTTTATGGTGGGCCGCAATGACCTATGTGATTGTAGCGATTGGCTCACTGGTTACGTTGCTGTATTTTATTGCAATGTTTATGGGAAGAAGAGACTAG
- a CDS encoding acyl-CoA dehydrogenase: protein MDFQFTEEQLSVQEAARDFAQNELLPGVIERDERQKFPTDQVKKMGELGFLGMMVSTKYNGGGMDNISYVLAMEEISKIDASASVIMSVNNSLVCWGLEKYGTEQQKQKYLTRLSTGEIIGAFCLSEPEAGSDATSQRTTAEDKGNHYLLNGTKNWISNGGTASAYLVMAQTHPEKGYKGINTLIIEKDTPGFKIGPKENKLGIRGSDTHSIMFTDVKVPKENRIGEDGFGFKFAMNTLNGGRIGIAAQAVGIASGAYELALKYSKERKTFGKPICEHQAIQFKLADMATNIDAARLLCLQAAWLKDQELNYSYASAMAKVYASKVAMETASEAIQIHGGYGYVKEYHVERFLRDAKVTQIYEGTSEIQKIVISREILK, encoded by the coding sequence ATGGATTTTCAATTTACCGAAGAACAATTGTCAGTGCAGGAAGCCGCAAGAGATTTTGCACAAAATGAACTCTTGCCAGGCGTTATTGAAAGAGATGAGCGCCAAAAATTTCCCACAGATCAGGTGAAAAAAATGGGAGAGCTTGGTTTCCTGGGAATGATGGTAAGTACAAAATACAATGGTGGTGGTATGGATAATATTTCCTATGTGTTGGCAATGGAAGAGATATCTAAAATTGACGCATCGGCTTCTGTGATCATGTCTGTCAACAACTCTCTTGTATGCTGGGGATTAGAAAAATATGGTACCGAACAACAAAAACAAAAATATCTGACTCGCCTGTCAACAGGAGAAATAATAGGAGCCTTTTGTTTGTCTGAACCTGAAGCCGGTTCTGACGCTACTTCACAAAGAACCACTGCTGAAGATAAGGGCAATCATTATTTGCTCAATGGTACTAAAAACTGGATATCAAATGGAGGTACCGCTTCTGCATATCTTGTAATGGCACAAACCCATCCTGAAAAAGGTTACAAAGGTATTAATACTTTAATTATTGAAAAAGATACACCTGGATTTAAGATTGGTCCTAAAGAAAATAAGCTGGGCATCCGGGGTTCCGACACGCATTCCATTATGTTTACTGATGTAAAAGTTCCCAAAGAAAACAGGATTGGAGAAGATGGATTCGGGTTTAAATTTGCCATGAATACCTTGAATGGCGGCAGGATAGGGATTGCAGCACAGGCAGTAGGGATTGCATCCGGAGCTTATGAATTGGCGCTAAAATACTCAAAGGAAAGAAAGACCTTTGGAAAACCAATATGCGAGCATCAGGCAATTCAGTTTAAACTTGCTGATATGGCTACAAATATTGATGCCGCAAGATTGTTGTGTCTGCAAGCTGCCTGGTTAAAAGATCAGGAACTAAATTACAGTTATGCAAGCGCTATGGCAAAAGTATATGCCTCTAAAGTCGCAATGGAAACTGCCAGCGAGGCTATACAAATACACGGAGGATATGGATATGTGAAAGAATATCACGTAGAAAGATTTTTAAGAGATGCTAAAGTCACCCAAATATATGAAGGTACATCAGAAATACAGAAAATTGTTATTTCAAGGGAAATACTGAAATAA
- a CDS encoding helix-turn-helix transcriptional regulator produces MVDYNKIIESLSIRFDHSNNIALKSSLTIDDFFDVANTIILNHKGPIYFGEKHEKIGEGDMLFIPGGRKIPITFGENSPMRISQDDYIIKKERFLTVNKNKDLIGSQPDSYSCVSFEAKVFNSVNFFASLDIPAFIISKHDKLAESIVVVAKETLENLPGKERVIKIYTEHIVVEIIRYILKNNLFIEELTTNSTYFNDPRLINMFAYIKENLGNDLSNKKLAKIAGVSEDYVGQYFKLLTGINPQDYIEYQRMEYAIDLLRSTKKSIREIGEQIGFRDTAYFCRRFKMMFGIPAGKMRKRELLMNI; encoded by the coding sequence GTGGTTGATTATAACAAAATAATAGAATCATTGAGTATACGGTTCGATCATTCGAACAATATAGCATTAAAAAGTTCTTTAACAATTGACGATTTTTTTGATGTCGCTAATACGATTATTCTAAACCATAAAGGTCCTATTTATTTCGGTGAAAAGCATGAAAAAATTGGCGAAGGTGATATGCTTTTCATTCCCGGAGGAAGAAAAATACCAATCACTTTTGGGGAGAATAGCCCTATGAGGATATCCCAGGATGATTATATCATTAAAAAAGAAAGATTTTTAACTGTAAATAAAAATAAAGATTTGATTGGTTCCCAGCCAGATAGTTATAGTTGCGTCAGTTTTGAAGCAAAGGTTTTTAATTCGGTAAACTTCTTCGCATCATTGGATATACCTGCATTTATTATATCCAAACACGATAAGCTTGCAGAATCGATCGTAGTGGTTGCAAAAGAAACTTTGGAAAATCTACCCGGTAAAGAAAGAGTAATAAAAATTTATACAGAACACATTGTTGTAGAAATTATCAGATACATACTAAAAAATAATTTATTCATAGAAGAGTTAACAACTAATAGTACCTACTTTAATGACCCGAGATTAATTAATATGTTTGCTTACATCAAAGAGAATCTGGGAAACGATCTTTCAAATAAAAAGTTAGCCAAAATAGCCGGAGTATCCGAAGACTATGTAGGTCAATATTTTAAATTGCTCACAGGTATTAACCCACAGGATTATATTGAATACCAGAGAATGGAATATGCCATTGATCTGCTTCGTTCAACCAAAAAAAGTATCAGGGAAATCGGAGAGCAAATTGGCTTTAGAGATACTGCATATTTTTGCAGAAGATTTAAGATGATGTTTGGAATCCCTGCAGGTAAAATGAGAAAAAGGGAATTACTCATGAACATTTAG
- a CDS encoding threonylcarbamoyl-AMP synthase, whose product MQAEFIKINPDNPQQKKILKVVDCIRKGGLIIYPTDTVYGLGCDIFNQRAVEKVCRIKVVKPEKINLSFICYDLSNIAEYAKNIHTPVFKAMKKALPGPFTFILQANNNVPKILKTRKKTVGIRVPDNNIPRNIVHELGNPIITTSLRDDDKIIEYPTDPKLIYEEYKNLVDIIIDGGYGNNVASTIVDCTNSELAVIREGLGDVGLIA is encoded by the coding sequence ATGCAAGCAGAGTTCATCAAGATCAACCCGGATAATCCTCAGCAAAAAAAGATCCTCAAAGTAGTGGATTGCATCAGAAAAGGCGGTTTGATCATATATCCCACTGACACTGTATATGGATTAGGTTGCGATATTTTTAATCAAAGAGCGGTTGAAAAAGTATGCAGGATAAAAGTAGTAAAGCCTGAAAAGATAAACCTCTCATTTATATGTTACGATCTGTCCAATATTGCAGAATATGCAAAAAATATTCATACCCCTGTTTTTAAAGCGATGAAAAAAGCTTTACCAGGACCATTTACGTTTATTCTGCAAGCAAACAATAATGTCCCCAAAATACTGAAGACCAGGAAAAAAACCGTTGGGATCAGGGTGCCGGATAACAATATCCCAAGAAATATTGTTCATGAACTTGGAAATCCCATCATTACTACTTCATTAAGAGATGATGATAAAATTATAGAATACCCTACTGATCCTAAATTAATCTATGAAGAATATAAAAATCTGGTAGATATCATAATTGACGGTGGCTATGGTAATAACGTAGCTTCAACGATCGTTGATTGTACAAATAGTGAATTGGCGGTTATCAGAGAGGGATTAGGGGATGTTGGATTAATAGCTTGA
- a CDS encoding DUF4160 domain-containing protein: MPSISRFYGIVIYMYFREHNPPHFHAKYNEYEAQISIKDLRIMYGHLPPKALGLVMEWAGSHKKELLKNWDKIQKGQRWVKIEPLI; encoded by the coding sequence ATGCCTTCGATTAGTCGCTTTTATGGGATAGTGATCTACATGTACTTTAGAGAACATAATCCTCCTCACTTTCATGCTAAGTATAATGAATATGAAGCACAAATTAGCATAAAGGATCTAAGAATAATGTATGGACATCTTCCTCCTAAAGCCCTGGGATTAGTAATGGAATGGGCAGGTAGTCATAAAAAAGAATTGTTGAAAAACTGGGACAAAATCCAAAAAGGGCAGCGTTGGGTAAAAATCGAACCTTTAATATAG
- a CDS encoding DUF2442 domain-containing protein, producing the protein MYKPIEVKALKKYKIWVRYEDGSAGEIDLFDLSGKPVFKFWDINKNFEKVYINKDTGAIAWNEEIEICPHSVYYDINNIDPEAEFKSEKGYAFD; encoded by the coding sequence ATGTATAAACCAATTGAAGTTAAAGCATTAAAAAAATATAAAATTTGGGTTAGATATGAGGATGGCTCTGCGGGTGAAATTGATCTGTTTGATCTTTCAGGTAAACCTGTATTTAAATTTTGGGATATTAATAAAAACTTTGAAAAAGTTTATATTAACAAAGATACCGGAGCTATAGCCTGGAATGAAGAAATTGAGATTTGCCCGCATAGTGTATATTATGATATAAATAACATTGATCCGGAAGCAGAGTTCAAAAGCGAAAAAGGTTATGCCTTCGATTAG
- a CDS encoding T9SS type A sorting domain-containing protein — protein sequence MQAYIHASIYVIFSQFFAFLILIISFATRFKTLKIVIMIHKMKKIIPVLLFIIALFEVNGQGVRLIYVDPVADIIKIKNFGGTTVDISSYRFCANFSYIPATLSAMAILNGSLNLAPDSTVSLTGKPLSTLSDLSFYLPTGVFGSSTAMVDFVEWGSSPNGRELVAVAKGIWSTGDFLPGVGPFYYIGDGSATDVGVAFWAGNCLNLFFSEYYEGSSFNKALEIYNPSTTTIDLSNYSVELYNNGATTPNSTLNLSGLLPPGDVYVITHSSATNSNLINKADIISGGVTNFNGNDAVALYYLTAAQDIIGVIGQDSIWPVGAGSTQNNTLVRDSTINRGQTDWSIGATEWIVYPINDSSHIGAHTNDSCGAIICTNFLVSAGLNDTLCAGQSTTLNALAAGGTGNYNFIWNADSTLNDTSIANPIASPSATTNYIVTATDIVTGCGNVDTVTVVVLVLPLPTANAGVDDTVCSGDCSQLLASGGAAYGWSPGAGLSDSTIANPITCPLTTTDYVVTVTDTLGCSDKDTVTILAIPLPFVCIIPIIPPGPMDSFAICLGDSATMMAVGGPYTYSWSPSISIDDSTADTVKAFPTTTTTYTVTGTDIYGCINDTMATVVVSIPTVSVTPSPGTVCGTGDSVMLTASGALTYTWSPSDSLSDTTGAVVYANPSTNILYTVVGTDSIGCADTATVSVQLSTAAPLPDFTADTTSGCDSVTVTFTNTSTNAIGYSWNLPGGTTADTTVQNPVVTYDSVGTFDVTLTAFGCSVDSAITLAGYITVNSIPVANITVSGPTAFCTGTGDSVVLVSDSAGISSYDWLLNGASTGATGRTYNAFIGGNYQVVVWNTFGCGDTSAIVTVTENPLPSVTLAPFTNVCDTTPPFALTGGSPAGGTYSGTGVIANYFYPAIAGVDSHSISYTYVDSVTGCPNSAVQKIGVDSCFTIGVNELFDAANSIRIYPNPANDLIHITFPNSEFSPYTLNIYNVTGQLKVSKIITSDAVIDISGLQSGLYLLNIYNDRDQFTKRVSVVR from the coding sequence ATGCAGGCATATATTCATGCAAGCATTTATGTTATTTTTTCTCAATTTTTTGCATTTTTAATTTTAATAATTAGCTTTGCAACCCGATTTAAAACCCTAAAAATCGTAATCATGATACACAAAATGAAAAAAATCATCCCCGTTTTACTTTTTATAATAGCGCTATTTGAAGTAAATGGGCAAGGCGTCAGGCTTATATATGTAGATCCTGTTGCCGATATTATAAAAATAAAAAACTTTGGCGGCACCACTGTAGATATTTCCAGTTACAGATTTTGTGCTAATTTTAGTTACATTCCAGCAACCTTAAGCGCTATGGCGATATTAAATGGCTCACTTAACTTAGCTCCTGATAGCACGGTATCCCTTACAGGAAAACCCTTGAGCACTCTTTCTGATTTAAGTTTTTATTTGCCCACAGGTGTATTTGGCAGTTCTACTGCAATGGTAGATTTTGTTGAATGGGGGAGCTCTCCTAATGGCAGAGAATTAGTAGCTGTAGCTAAGGGAATTTGGTCAACCGGAGATTTTCTTCCTGGTGTGGGGCCATTTTATTATATTGGAGATGGATCGGCAACGGATGTTGGAGTTGCTTTTTGGGCAGGAAATTGTTTAAATTTATTTTTTTCGGAATATTATGAAGGTTCTTCTTTCAATAAAGCTTTAGAGATATATAATCCCTCTACGACAACAATTGATCTTAGTAATTATTCAGTGGAACTTTATAACAACGGAGCCACTACACCGAACAGCACACTTAATTTGTCGGGGTTATTACCTCCCGGTGATGTTTATGTTATTACTCATAGCAGTGCCACTAACTCAAATTTAATCAATAAAGCCGATATTATTTCCGGTGGTGTTACAAATTTCAATGGAAATGATGCGGTTGCTCTTTATTACCTCACAGCTGCCCAGGATATTATTGGCGTAATCGGACAGGATTCAATATGGCCGGTAGGCGCTGGCTCCACGCAGAATAACACACTTGTAAGAGATTCTACCATCAATCGAGGACAGACAGACTGGTCAATAGGGGCTACAGAATGGATTGTTTATCCTATAAATGATAGTTCACATATTGGCGCTCATACCAATGACTCTTGTGGTGCTATTATCTGTACAAACTTTTTAGTAAGTGCAGGACTCAATGATACATTATGTGCTGGTCAATCCACAACTTTAAATGCTTTAGCTGCTGGTGGTACCGGCAACTACAATTTTATCTGGAATGCCGACTCAACACTAAACGACACAAGTATTGCCAACCCTATTGCAAGTCCATCAGCTACAACTAATTATATTGTAACTGCGACAGATATTGTTACAGGCTGTGGTAATGTAGATACGGTGACAGTAGTGGTACTGGTACTTCCACTTCCAACCGCCAATGCAGGCGTGGATGATACTGTTTGCTCAGGAGATTGTTCACAATTACTGGCAAGTGGTGGAGCTGCTTACGGTTGGAGTCCTGGAGCCGGTTTAAGTGATAGCACAATAGCAAATCCTATAACATGCCCTTTAACTACAACCGATTATGTTGTTACTGTAACAGATACACTAGGCTGTAGTGATAAGGATACGGTTACAATATTGGCAATTCCTTTACCCTTTGTTTGTATAATCCCTATAATTCCTCCTGGTCCCATGGACAGTTTCGCTATATGCCTGGGAGACTCTGCAACTATGATGGCAGTTGGTGGGCCATATACTTATAGTTGGTCACCGTCTATTAGCATAGATGATTCAACCGCTGATACTGTAAAAGCATTCCCGACAACAACGACAACATATACGGTCACCGGCACAGATATCTACGGTTGTATCAATGATACAATGGCAACGGTAGTAGTGAGCATTCCCACTGTTTCTGTAACTCCTTCACCAGGAACAGTATGTGGCACCGGAGATTCGGTAATGCTAACAGCAAGTGGAGCTTTAACCTATACATGGTCACCTTCAGACAGCTTAAGCGATACTACAGGTGCTGTTGTGTATGCTAATCCAAGTACAAATATACTTTACACAGTAGTAGGAACTGATTCTATTGGTTGTGCAGACACTGCAACAGTTTCAGTACAATTAAGTACTGCTGCACCCCTTCCTGACTTTACAGCCGATACTACAAGCGGATGTGATAGTGTAACAGTAACTTTCACCAACACTTCTACAAATGCGATAGGGTATAGCTGGAATTTACCTGGTGGAACTACAGCAGATACCACAGTTCAAAATCCGGTAGTAACTTATGATTCTGTTGGGACTTTTGATGTTACGTTAACTGCATTTGGGTGTTCTGTAGATAGCGCAATTACTCTGGCGGGTTACATAACAGTTAATTCCATACCTGTAGCTAATATCACAGTAAGTGGACCAACAGCTTTCTGTACCGGTACCGGTGACAGTGTGGTATTAGTATCGGATAGTGCAGGTATTAGTAGTTATGATTGGTTATTAAATGGTGCTTCAACGGGTGCAACTGGCCGGACTTATAATGCATTTATAGGTGGAAATTATCAGGTGGTAGTTTGGAATACCTTTGGGTGTGGAGATACATCAGCAATTGTAACTGTTACCGAAAATCCCTTGCCATCGGTTACTTTAGCTCCATTTACAAATGTTTGTGATACTACTCCACCATTTGCATTAACAGGTGGAAGTCCGGCAGGCGGGACATACTCAGGTACAGGTGTAATTGCTAATTATTTCTACCCGGCAATAGCAGGAGTGGACTCACACTCTATTTCCTATACTTATGTGGATTCGGTTACTGGTTGTCCAAATTCTGCTGTCCAAAAGATTGGCGTAGATAGTTGTTTTACTATTGGAGTAAACGAATTGTTTGATGCAGCTAACAGCATCAGAATTTATCCAAATCCGGCCAACGATCTGATACATATCACTTTTCCAAATAGCGAATTTTCGCCTTATACGCTAAACATCTACAATGTAACCGGACAATTAAAGGTATCAAAGATCATTACCAGCGATGCAGTAATTGATATAAGCGGTCTCCAAAGCGGGTTGTATTTATTGAATATATATAATGACAGAGATCAATTCACGAAGCGGGTATCTGTTGTAAGATAG
- a CDS encoding 3-dehydroquinate synthase, producing the protein MIKSPNNLRHGEAIAIGIVCESFISHQRGMVSKDELSSITNYIISTFGKIEIDEADFENIISITLQDKKNENGKINCTLLKEIGKASFDNFVSKDDIRDSLIYYSKILGLQQIC; encoded by the coding sequence ATCATCAAATCACCAAATAATTTACGCCATGGTGAAGCCATAGCTATTGGCATCGTCTGCGAAAGCTTTATTTCCCACCAAAGAGGCATGGTCTCAAAAGATGAACTATCCAGCATTACAAATTATATTATTTCTACATTTGGCAAGATAGAAATTGATGAAGCAGATTTTGAAAATATTATTTCAATTACTTTACAGGATAAGAAAAATGAAAATGGCAAAATAAACTGTACATTACTGAAGGAAATTGGTAAAGCTTCGTTTGATAATTTTGTTTCAAAAGATGATATCAGAGATTCGTTGATTTACTATAGTAAGATATTAGGGTTGCAACAAATATGTTAA
- a CDS encoding insulinase family protein produces the protein MYKKTVLKNGLRVITIPQKNTEAITILVLVGTGSKYEKKEVNGISHFLEHMYFKGTKKKHLPINIAETLDKIGGIYNAFTGEEYTGYYAKVASAHFETAIEWVSDIFLNSTLPGKEIEKEKGVIIEEINMGYDNPMNHIGSLWTKLLYGDQPAGWDIAGTKDSVSSITRKNLVDYMNRQYVAANTIVCIAGKIDSSSVVKKVESYFNSISLSTPSKKPALIEKQSEPKIIFEYRKTDQAHLYLGVRGYNLTHPRKYTQKLLSVILGGMMSSRLFIEIREKLGAAYYISAYSHSDTDSGYLAATAGADIKKTEKVISAILKQFKMIKQKKVSNEELKKVKDYIKGKTTLLLESSDAKASFYANQELFENRILKPKEIFAKIDRISQDDILMTAKDIFQPGNLNLAVIGPFKNKRKLEKILEI, from the coding sequence ATGTATAAAAAGACAGTATTAAAAAATGGGCTAAGGGTCATAACGATACCTCAAAAGAATACAGAAGCTATAACAATTTTGGTATTGGTTGGAACGGGTTCAAAATATGAAAAAAAAGAAGTAAATGGTATATCACACTTTCTGGAACACATGTACTTTAAAGGTACTAAGAAGAAGCATCTGCCTATTAATATAGCTGAAACCTTAGATAAAATAGGTGGAATATATAACGCTTTTACCGGAGAAGAATATACCGGGTATTATGCAAAGGTAGCTTCAGCACATTTTGAAACTGCCATAGAGTGGGTTTCTGATATCTTTCTTAACTCAACCTTACCAGGTAAAGAGATCGAAAAAGAAAAAGGAGTGATCATTGAAGAAATTAATATGGGATACGATAATCCTATGAATCATATTGGGAGTCTGTGGACTAAACTTTTATATGGCGATCAGCCAGCGGGTTGGGATATAGCAGGTACCAAAGATAGTGTAAGCAGTATAACAAGAAAAAATTTAGTCGATTATATGAACAGACAATACGTGGCTGCAAATACTATTGTGTGTATTGCCGGGAAAATAGATAGTTCTTCAGTAGTAAAAAAGGTAGAAAGCTATTTTAACAGTATATCATTATCTACTCCATCAAAAAAACCAGCGTTGATCGAAAAACAATCGGAGCCAAAAATTATTTTTGAATATAGAAAAACAGACCAAGCTCATTTGTACCTGGGAGTAAGAGGTTACAACCTAACTCATCCCAGGAAATACACACAAAAGTTATTATCAGTTATTTTAGGGGGCATGATGAGTTCTAGATTATTCATTGAAATACGTGAAAAATTGGGAGCCGCATATTACATTAGCGCATATTCTCATTCGGATACTGATAGCGGCTATTTAGCGGCCACGGCCGGAGCAGATATTAAAAAAACAGAAAAAGTAATTTCAGCTATTTTGAAGCAATTTAAGATGATAAAACAAAAGAAGGTTTCTAACGAAGAATTAAAAAAAGTTAAAGATTATATTAAAGGCAAAACTACGCTGTTATTAGAATCGTCTGATGCTAAAGCTTCTTTCTATGCCAATCAAGAGCTTTTTGAAAATAGAATTTTAAAACCAAAAGAAATTTTTGCTAAAATTGATAGAATTAGCCAGGATGATATTTTGATGACGGCCAAAGATATTTTTCAACCCGGGAACCTAAATTTAGCTGTAATAGGGCCTTTTAAAAACAAAAGAAAGTTAGAAAAAATTTTAGAAATTTAA
- a CDS encoding 3-deoxy-7-phosphoheptulonate synthase has translation MPTQSNNHPLIIAGPCSAESEEQLLATASALKKLNIDIFRAGVWKPRTRPDSFEGVGSIGLTWLKNVKKVTGLPTAVEVAKPVHIEEALKNEIDILWIGARTTVNPFIVQELAEAMKGADIKVMVKNPINPDLSLWIGAIERIQNAGIKSVAAVHRGFSSFDNTKFKNTPTWQIPIELKRLLPDIPLICDPSHISGKRALIFEVAQKALDLDYDGLMIETHIDPNEALSDKEQQVTPDQLKKILGDLKIRKPSSDNVEFINQLEELRSKIDNMDRELLETLTARMAVVEKIGKYKKEHNVTILQVERWREIFKTRPQWAKKMNLNEKFIAELYKLIHDESIRKQTGVFKSANKGHNSVK, from the coding sequence ATGCCTACACAAAGTAACAATCACCCATTAATCATTGCGGGCCCTTGTAGCGCTGAATCTGAGGAGCAATTATTGGCTACTGCCAGCGCTTTAAAAAAGCTTAATATTGATATCTTCAGGGCAGGTGTGTGGAAGCCTCGTACACGGCCCGACAGCTTTGAAGGTGTTGGAAGCATAGGTTTGACATGGCTTAAAAATGTGAAAAAGGTAACCGGGCTGCCAACGGCCGTTGAAGTAGCAAAGCCCGTTCACATAGAAGAAGCTTTAAAAAACGAAATTGATATTTTGTGGATTGGTGCAAGAACCACAGTAAACCCTTTCATTGTCCAGGAACTTGCCGAAGCGATGAAAGGTGCAGATATCAAGGTGATGGTAAAAAATCCCATCAATCCGGACTTAAGCCTTTGGATCGGAGCTATTGAAAGAATCCAAAATGCCGGAATAAAAAGCGTTGCAGCCGTACATCGCGGGTTTTCATCATTTGATAACACTAAGTTCAAAAACACACCAACATGGCAAATACCCATAGAATTAAAACGCCTGTTACCTGACATCCCCTTGATATGTGACCCAAGCCATATCAGCGGCAAGCGGGCTTTGATATTTGAAGTGGCACAAAAAGCCCTGGACCTTGACTACGATGGCCTGATGATCGAAACCCATATTGATCCAAATGAAGCGCTGAGCGATAAGGAACAGCAGGTTACTCCTGATCAACTAAAAAAGATATTAGGCGACCTGAAGATAAGAAAACCATCTTCTGATAATGTTGAATTTATCAACCAATTAGAGGAGTTGCGAAGTAAAATTGACAATATGGACCGCGAATTATTAGAAACCTTAACTGCACGAATGGCAGTAGTTGAAAAAATCGGGAAATATAAAAAAGAGCATAATGTGACCATTTTGCAGGTAGAACGTTGGCGGGAAATCTTCAAAACCAGGCCGCAGTGGGCAAAAAAAATGAACCTCAATGAAAAATTCATTGCCGAGCTATACAAGCTCATACATGATGAGTCTATTCGTAAGCAAACCGGGGTATTTAAAAGCGCAAATAAAGGACATAACTCAGTAAAATAA